A region of the Apium graveolens cultivar Ventura chromosome 6, ASM990537v1, whole genome shotgun sequence genome:
ACTCAGGAACCGCTTCAGCATTATCATCAAAACCCGAAACAATCGAAACCGGCATTACACATCTTGCTGCCCATGACCGCCTCTCTGAATTTTTCAGCCTGAAATTAACACAAACACATAAATAACATATCTTTATACAAATTAGCTAAAAAAACATTTCAACATACATATCATCATCACACATAACATTCATATATAGTTCAACAGAGTTAATTAAAAAATGAAGCAAGCAAGCTAACAAACAAACTTTTAAAACCCTAAAAACATAAAAGGATAGAGGATAATTAAATACCTGCAAGATTTAAAGATTTTATTGGGATTACCCAAATTGGGTCTGAATGAATTAGGGCATGAAATTGAAATTGAAATTGAAGAAATGGGTTTACGAGAATTGGGGGAAAATGAAGAAAAGGCGGGAAAATTGATGAGCAAATTAGTAGTAGCAGGAGCCATTGACAGAGATTGTGAATTTACTTCTAAGCTTGCCCTAATTATTGGGTCGGGTCATTTTCTTATAATGATCTTGAATTTCCGATCATTTAGATTTCCAAAATTGCCCTCCTTTTTTTCCTAAAACATTTTTTCTACTATATTTCAAATAAATTTGGTCTAAATTTTTACAAAGCAAATATTTTTGTTTCCAAATTTTTTACTTCACACTTTAAGTTTGGGTATTTATGACTTTATTCTCGCGAAAAATGTGAATTTTGTAAAAaatttagtttaaaatttgaacAGTTATTTTTTTAACCAATTTTTTAAAAAAGGCATCAAATGCAGCTTTTTTACTTTGTTAATAGACTGCAGCCTTGTTGTCCTTTAGTCTAAAATGCTTATAGAAATGTCAATGAAATGCATTATATTTTCCCTCTGATTATTAGTTACAAAGTTTATAGGCAAAAGGGGTTGATAATTGAGTATTTTAAATCACAATTTGCATATATAAAAATGTTGCAGAAAGTTCTGTGTACAAGTATGGATTGGATTGCTTAAACCAGTGGATGAACTAAATTCTTATGTTGTTCCATCAACTTAATTAGTGATTTAGAGATTTGTTTGCAACAAATAGGCCACAATTCATATTCTCTAACCAAGCAAGTGTTGCCATTATCATTAGTCTTCTTCATCAACTTCATGAAAAGGAAGTGGCACTATCTTAACTGCCCTAAACTTGCCAGCATTATTTAGATGCTCATTCTCCAATCTGCAGTACCATTCCAATCAAATAGTTCATTATGACTATATTCGGATCCGATAATCTTACATAGTTATGCTTCAAGAACATATTGACAATGAAGGATGATCATTCATGAGTTCAGATATGCCTAATATACCTGTAAAAATTCCACTGTCCTCTTCTAATGACTTCAAGGGCTGCTAAAATCAGTCCTGTGATTCTGTGATCAATGCTGCCAAAATTGTAGTGGAGCACTGTTTGTAACCAAGCTAGCCTGAGGACAAGGTTTAGTCCCTGAAAGATACATGTACCGTATTTCTTGTTTAAGTCAATTGAACAATTCTATAGTTTAATTTATCATGCATCAAGAACTAACTACACAAAGCTTATATACCATGGAGAGGAAGTAAATGAATTTTCGACGAAGTATCAGATCATTTCTTAACCAGGGGTTCTTAGAACCCTTCTGTAGTAAACCCCAATCCTTTACAAAATCCCAGTATAATTGGTAAACAGTTGCTACACTAGACATGATTACAACTAAACAAAGCCATCCTATAGTACTTTCTTTCTCGTAGGCCACTTTTGCTCCTGCTGCTAACATTGCAGAAACATATTTACCAAGATTCACCAGGTGGCTAGTTTCTCCTTCATCAAACCACCTCCTAGCACACTAGAGAACAGATAAAAAGAGTAATTAAATGAagaacatgattttgattgaatTGCTTAGATATAAACACATTTTTAGCAATTTTACAAGCTTAACCTGCATAGCCCTCCAATAATAGGGAAGGAATGATACTGCATAAGAAAGATCTCTGTAATTTTTTGTCCTCATGCAGTATCCATAATCCTGAGTTTTGTAGCTTCTTGTTATATAGTAGCAGCTGACATACTCGAGGTTTCTAAGCATTGGTACCTGattgacagtctcattaagaGAAACATGATTAGTCTTTCAATCTGTTAAAAAGCCAGACAACACTTGCATTTTTGTGTTCAAAAGCCTACAGATTCAACTTTTGTGTATAAACGAAATTACCTGGCTACAAAGTTGATCAGCCATGAAGAAGTCCAGCATGACCACCTGAAATTCGATGTTAATACAATAAAACGATTATTATTCTATTCGATAGGTAATATATTCTTCTTGAAATATAGAAGTACAAAGTGAAGTAAGGTTACCTTGTACAGAGGGGATAGAACAATATTTCTTATTACACGAAGTACGCGAAAGCGGGTTGATTTGTAGACAACGTTGATAGGGCAGACTAGTAGTAGAAAAGAAATCTGTATGCATATGAAGAGGCAAGATCATGTAACTTattttttcttttgatttttgtAATATCAATTTGCAGTAAAATGGTAAGCAAAAAATTACCAATAGCAGTAGACCAGGTATAACTTGTACTTGAGTATAAGAATATCCTTTCGCGATAAGAGATATATGGATAAACAAGACGCCAACCACAGCGGTCATTGCCATAGTACAGATCAAGAACACATCTCTGTATTTAAGGTCTTTTGTTGGGGAAAGTTCGAAGATGAAACTATAATTTATACGAGTCTTCTTCCATGCGAAAATGTTGCATCCATATAGAAAGAAATGTAGAAACAGCAGGCTGAACATGCTGAAATTCATAAAACATTCTTGTTAATACCATCGACTGGTTGATTTAAACAATGGAGGTGAAATTATTTGTTCTAAATTAATGTGCTTGCCTAAGGACTGGATAAACAGTTTCCATGTACACTGTATCTGACTGAGGTCTATACATTCCTGCTATATGAACCATAATGCCATAGCCAACAAAGAACACAATGAAGCACCCTGTAAATAACCCTGTTCAAAAAAGATTAACAGATTACAATTACTTTTTCAATCACAATCACAGGCACTAACCTAATGTCGATTACACCAGAATACTTTTTACTCAATgaaaagaaatgatttatttatgaaaATTATCATACTTTTTAATGGGCAAATGAATAGCTAGTAAGTATTTCTATGATTCAATCTTTGATTAAATTTGTGAAATTAGTCACTCGTGATGGTTCCATTCCACTCATATGTTGTGGACCTTCTTGACTCTTTGCTGCATAATGCACAGTGCTGACTGAATGGATCATATAACTATGTTCCAATCATATTTCTCTGAATTTATTTCTATAAGATTATAAAGCATAAAAAGCTAAATAATGTCCACTAAAGCTAGTGGTATTAGACGAAAAACAAGCATTTTTAATGTTATCTGTTACTTAAAGTAGTACAGTAGTAGCTAGACTTGTACTGTGTTCAGTATCAAATTTCTAAACATGATTATATGTCATAACATATCTGATCAAGAATGTGGAAATTAGATACATTAACTTTATTAGCTTTAAGTACTGATTAAAATTAAATAAGTTACCAATGAAAAAGGTAACAACATGAGATTCCTTTCTTCGAGTTGGTTTAAGGTATTTCACGGCCTTCCTTTTATCGTCTTCAGCAAAGTGCTTGACAAAAATTTCCTCAACTTCATCTGCTAATTTCATTACCTGTCATATGAAACTAACTCATAAGTTTAATCCAACTCTTAAATTTTTAAGGCAATGTTTGATAAGCAAATCTTAGTATTATCCATCTAAATCCAAGCCCGTCTTTTGTTTAAAGCAACAATTCGAGTTGTACAAGAACAATCGATAATGCGATATGATGACATGAACACATCCAATCATCTTTCAAACAAAAGATGGTGCAATAGTATTTTCTCCACTACATGACAATGGTTCCATTGTGCACCATGCAGTTTTTTCACTCATTCTTGTACTGCATTTGACTAATGACTTGCCTTGTCTGAACTGTTGAAGTATGAGTTTTCAACTACTTTTAGATAGATGGGAAGAACTTGTTTGTTAGTGACCTGAGAAAACGCAATTAAAAAGTTAAAAAGATGGTTAAccaaaagggaaaagaaagattGATATTGGGATAGCTGGCAGCAACAAAAGATTACCCATAAAACTTACTTtgtcaaatttctttaaaatctTTGCAAAAGCTAGCATGTTCAAATTCCTGAAAATCATGGTTATAATTTGATAATGTCAATTCACTCAAACATTTATAcaaaaatattaatttgaaa
Encoded here:
- the LOC141667276 gene encoding LOW QUALITY PROTEIN: phosphate transporter PHO1 homolog 1-like (The sequence of the model RefSeq protein was modified relative to this genomic sequence to represent the inferred CDS: deleted 1 base in 1 codon); its protein translation is MVKFSQQFQGQLVPEWKDAFVDYGRLKKDLKKIHLQNVKNAPSSHQESSLRKTIVSSMRRISSFGNKRRDHGIIHVHKKLESSKSKGDTYETEMLEQFGEDSEAALDFFSCLDLQLNKVNHFFRNKEKEFSERGESLKKQMEILLELKTAIKSQRANEASSNDFKEDDSISGTISCDEESPRYISEQEKEQGNEKDDQFDQNDIDFSGSSKFDETMKFSKMRRVDSNTRTPSDRFLRSQGKNLKIHIPLTNPTRAFSYLLWDDLIKQSSKKGAMEGRKVHINKTKIHHAEKMIRGALIELYKGLGYLKTYRNLNMLAFAKILKKFDKVTNKQVLPIYLKVVENSYFNSSDKVMKLADEVEEIFVKHFAEDDKRKAVKYLKPTRRKESHVVTFFIGLFTGCFIVFFVGYGIMVHIAGMYRPQSDTVYMETVYPVLSMFSLLFLHFFLYGCNIFAWKKTRINYSFIFELSPTKDLKYRDVFLICTMAMTAVVGVLFIHISLIAKGYSYTQVQVIPGLLLLISFLLLVCPINVVYKSTRFRVLRVIRNIVLSPLYKVVMLDFFMADQLCSQVPMLRNLEYVSCYYITRSYKTQDYGYCMRTKNYRDLSYAVSFLPYYWRAMQCARRWFDEGETSHLVNLGKYVSAMLAAGAKVAYEKESTIGWLCLVVIMSSVATVYQLYWDFVKDWGLLQKGSKNPWLRNDLILRRKFIYFLSMGLNLVLRLAWLQTVLHYNFGSIDHRITGLILAALEVIRRGQWNFYRLENEHLNNAGKFRAVKIVPLPFHEVDEED